A stretch of the Gammaproteobacteria bacterium genome encodes the following:
- a CDS encoding NUDIX hydrolase has translation MFAWVAHYIEKHPSLHRASLSLWRLFPPRLAGFLKGQLARNWLVGAVAVLIDDTIRPPQVLIVEHSYRRKGVWGLPGGALESIDGNPTSPGHIASPDDVIDATLRREVKEELGIEIEVIRLLRVDAIPYIVEEPGPYRLDFYYLCQPVQGFSVLREELASGKVKPASPEIKHMRLVALTDLAGYDLFSPDIRFLKDDLPRLEPKLRDDSSP, from the coding sequence GTGTTTGCTTGGGTTGCTCATTACATTGAAAAACATCCCTCACTTCATCGGGCATCACTTTCTCTATGGCGGTTGTTCCCGCCCAGATTAGCCGGTTTCCTCAAAGGGCAGTTAGCTAGGAACTGGTTAGTCGGGGCGGTTGCAGTACTGATCGATGACACTATTCGACCGCCTCAGGTCCTGATTGTCGAGCACAGTTATCGACGTAAAGGAGTCTGGGGGCTTCCCGGCGGTGCACTCGAATCGATCGACGGCAACCCCACTTCGCCAGGGCATATTGCATCACCTGATGATGTGATTGATGCCACTCTACGGCGCGAAGTTAAAGAGGAGCTTGGCATTGAAATCGAGGTAATCCGACTGCTACGCGTCGATGCTATACCGTATATCGTGGAAGAGCCTGGACCATACCGGTTAGATTTCTATTATCTCTGCCAACCAGTGCAGGGATTTTCGGTTCTCCGAGAGGAACTTGCTTCGGGCAAAGTAAAACCAGCTTCACCCGAGATAAAACATATGCGTCTCGTTGCATTAACTGATTTGGCAGGGTACGACTTGTTTTCTCCAGACATCAGGTTTTTAAAGGACGATCTCCCGAGGCTTGAGCCGAAACTGCGCGATGACAGCAGTCCTTGA
- a CDS encoding carboxymuconolactone decarboxylase family protein → MRISVKQLKEYPWILRPFFWNQKRRYGAILQPSLLWARVPRLFGAVSVLYAVLDRKSSPLSPVLRSLVTVRVSQINWCRFCIDINSASLAERSGSMDKVEMLAQWKESDLFDEKEKVVLEYVEAVTYSDQQVTDELVERLKSFFDDDGIVELTGLIAFQNLSSKFNSSLDVPSQGFCKLPYAP, encoded by the coding sequence ATGAGAATTTCGGTAAAGCAATTAAAAGAATACCCCTGGATTCTACGGCCTTTCTTTTGGAATCAGAAAAGAAGATATGGAGCGATCCTTCAGCCTAGCTTACTTTGGGCAAGAGTTCCGAGACTGTTTGGAGCTGTGTCTGTGCTTTATGCGGTGCTGGATAGAAAAAGCTCTCCATTGAGCCCCGTTTTGCGCTCATTGGTTACGGTAAGGGTGTCGCAAATCAATTGGTGTCGTTTCTGCATTGATATCAATTCTGCCAGCTTGGCCGAACGCTCTGGCTCTATGGACAAAGTTGAGATGCTTGCGCAGTGGAAAGAAAGCGACCTCTTCGACGAGAAAGAGAAGGTTGTTCTTGAATACGTGGAAGCTGTTACTTATTCAGATCAACAGGTGACTGATGAACTGGTAGAGCGATTAAAGAGCTTCTTTGACGATGATGGCATCGTTGAATTAACTGGGCTTATCGCTTTTCAGAATTTATCCAGCAAATTTAATAGTTCTCTGGATGTGCCATCCCAAGGTTTCTGCAAACTCCCGTATGCTCCCTAG
- a CDS encoding carbon storage regulator produces MRLITRRGGESFHIGNNIKVTVVSVRGNKVELSIGTIDESKSFRTWRSKNVTTKYRESFQVGDNINIKVVAVGDNMARLEIEAPDQSRVHREETHERIQKLCGKAI; encoded by the coding sequence ATGCGATTAATCACCCGCAGAGGCGGGGAATCATTTCATATCGGTAACAATATTAAAGTCACGGTTGTCTCTGTTAGGGGCAACAAGGTCGAGCTTAGTATAGGAACGATTGACGAGTCCAAATCGTTTCGCACGTGGAGGTCTAAAAATGTCACCACCAAATACCGCGAGTCATTTCAAGTCGGTGACAATATTAATATCAAGGTCGTCGCTGTTGGAGACAACATGGCCAGGCTAGAGATCGAAGCGCCTGACCAATCCAGGGTGCATCGCGAGGAGACTCATGAAAGGATTCAAAAGCTGTGTGGTAAAGCAATATAA
- a CDS encoding class I SAM-dependent methyltransferase — protein sequence MVISRKEIQDIYKNRAKRYDFYSRLFWLVGFRYSSYRAHAIELLRLKRGDCVVELGCGTGLNFPMLMERIGPEGKIIGVDLTSEMLACAQEKVQQSRWNNVELVQSDMANYEFPGAINGVLSTGAFGFVPEYEQVIAAASRALIPGSRLVILDMKRSDQWPSWLFNIVVWIGRPFGATHEYYKRRPWKSVERLFPDAAFEQKYAGLIYFSSGTASSLAA from the coding sequence TTGGTTATCTCACGCAAGGAAATACAAGATATATATAAAAACCGCGCCAAGCGATATGATTTTTATTCGCGGCTTTTTTGGTTGGTGGGTTTCCGTTATTCCTCATATCGTGCGCATGCGATCGAGCTCTTGAGGCTCAAGCGAGGAGACTGCGTCGTCGAGCTTGGATGTGGAACTGGTTTAAACTTCCCGATGCTCATGGAGCGAATCGGACCCGAAGGTAAAATTATCGGGGTTGACCTGACCTCTGAGATGCTTGCCTGTGCGCAAGAAAAAGTTCAGCAATCCCGTTGGAATAATGTAGAGCTGGTTCAATCGGATATGGCTAATTACGAGTTTCCAGGCGCAATTAACGGTGTATTGTCAACCGGCGCCTTTGGTTTCGTGCCCGAATATGAACAAGTCATTGCAGCGGCATCACGTGCGCTGATCCCGGGCAGTCGCCTCGTCATACTGGATATGAAACGATCCGATCAATGGCCAAGTTGGTTGTTCAATATCGTTGTCTGGATAGGCCGCCCATTTGGAGCAACTCATGAATACTATAAACGGCGACCTTGGAAATCCGTGGAACGCCTCTTCCCAGATGCTGCATTCGAGCAAAAGTATGCAGGCCTGATTTATTTCTCTTCCGGCACAGCCTCATCGCTTGCAGCTTAA
- a CDS encoding adenylate/guanylate cyclase domain-containing protein — protein MNDRLPRKLAAILYADVAGYSRLTGEDEDATHRTLTEYLDLISAIVDSHGGKVMHYAGDAVLAQFAAVVDALSSSMAIQTELRSQNANLPDERKVQFRIGLNLGDVIEDRGDIYGDGVNVAARLEALAEPGSVCISDAVRTAIGNKLPLRYLFIGEHSVKNIEEPVRAYHVSEGSAGVSAPSQLSGKFGGVAKILPFGKPSIAVKPFEDIGADAERDRLGYTFTTGIGVALTRIAGLAHVQDESPALADTKQMTEREIGRKFNVQYVLKGSVRKHGDRIRVSAELLEVATGKFVWAENLDREIHDIGDFFDVQDEIIEEIVTALDVKLMGGEAIRLVRRALTDPVALENYYRGEELLWRSTMKLEFREARHLFEETIRLEPESPVGYAAGALTYWIEVLSDLSDDPSHSLERATELAREAIRLDDVTGYAHMVLAHVYLNRRDYDEAMSEATKAVTDRPSCPAAYSIKASVLTYLDQASEAVDFAQYAIRLTPIHPPMYPAVLASAYYGSERYEQAIAAAKDAIELRSNDVSPYLYLAASNMALDRAEEARRAATKVLEMEPDFSVGEFAESQPYKESKTLENLLARLNSAGLS, from the coding sequence ATGAATGATCGCCTACCAAGAAAGCTAGCCGCAATACTGTATGCAGATGTTGCAGGATATTCTCGTCTGACGGGGGAAGATGAGGATGCAACTCACCGCACTCTCACTGAATATCTCGATCTGATATCGGCGATAGTCGATTCACATGGCGGCAAGGTAATGCACTATGCGGGTGACGCGGTGCTTGCCCAGTTTGCTGCGGTTGTCGATGCCCTCTCTTCCTCGATGGCCATTCAAACTGAACTTCGATCCCAAAATGCAAACCTGCCCGATGAACGCAAGGTTCAGTTTCGCATCGGTCTAAACCTGGGCGACGTCATCGAGGACCGGGGTGATATCTATGGAGACGGTGTAAATGTCGCTGCGCGGCTTGAAGCTCTGGCCGAGCCTGGGAGTGTTTGCATTTCCGATGCCGTACGAACCGCTATCGGTAATAAGTTACCCTTGCGATACTTGTTTATCGGAGAACACAGTGTCAAAAACATCGAGGAGCCAGTGCGCGCCTACCATGTTTCTGAGGGCAGCGCTGGGGTAAGCGCTCCATCGCAACTTTCAGGTAAATTCGGTGGGGTAGCAAAAATACTGCCGTTCGGGAAACCTTCGATTGCGGTCAAGCCTTTCGAGGATATTGGAGCGGATGCTGAACGGGATCGTTTAGGATACACCTTTACCACCGGCATTGGCGTCGCACTAACGCGAATTGCGGGATTGGCCCATGTCCAGGATGAATCGCCTGCATTGGCCGACACGAAACAGATGACGGAGCGGGAGATTGGTCGAAAATTCAACGTTCAATACGTATTAAAAGGTAGCGTTCGGAAACATGGTGACAGAATCCGTGTGAGCGCGGAACTTCTGGAAGTAGCGACCGGCAAGTTCGTCTGGGCGGAAAATCTCGATCGTGAAATTCATGACATTGGTGACTTTTTCGACGTTCAGGATGAAATCATCGAAGAAATTGTCACCGCCCTGGATGTCAAGTTGATGGGCGGTGAGGCTATCCGACTCGTGCGTAGGGCATTGACAGATCCCGTTGCGCTCGAAAACTACTACCGAGGTGAAGAACTGCTGTGGCGCTCGACAATGAAACTCGAGTTCCGGGAAGCGCGACACTTGTTCGAGGAAACCATTCGCCTGGAACCCGAATCCCCGGTGGGATACGCGGCTGGGGCATTGACCTATTGGATAGAAGTCCTTTCGGATTTAAGTGATGATCCTTCACATTCACTCGAGCGCGCGACCGAACTGGCACGCGAGGCAATCAGGCTGGACGATGTGACAGGCTACGCCCACATGGTGCTGGCGCATGTATACCTGAACCGGCGGGATTACGATGAGGCGATGTCGGAAGCTACGAAAGCCGTGACGGACCGACCGAGTTGCCCGGCCGCATATTCAATCAAGGCCAGTGTTCTGACCTACCTAGATCAGGCAAGCGAAGCGGTCGATTTCGCGCAGTATGCGATACGCCTGACACCGATCCATCCGCCGATGTATCCGGCCGTGCTTGCCAGCGCTTATTATGGTAGCGAGCGATACGAGCAAGCGATTGCTGCTGCGAAGGATGCCATCGAACTCCGGAGTAATGACGTGAGTCCCTATTTATACCTGGCCGCCTCTAATATGGCGCTGGATCGTGCTGAAGAAGCACGCCGCGCAGCAACGAAAGTATTAGAAATGGAGCCCGATTTTTCCGTCGGTGAATTTGCGGAATCTCAACCCTATAAAGAGTCCAAAACCCTTGAAAATTTATTAGCCCGGCTCAATAGTGCCGGGCTCTCATAA
- a CDS encoding class I SAM-dependent methyltransferase: protein MSYLTAFFYDKFMARTEEACLKDWRHGLLKQVRGEVLEVGAGTGVNIKFYPDNVTRLVLSEPDRHMRKYLKKQVGNYRLSNATVTGGTAEQIESDDESFDYVVATLVCCSVTNLKASLREIRRVLRPGGGLVFLEHVAAADGTSRRLWQNRLNTIWKTFMGNCHLNRETEQAIVTEGFEIIQIERESMRKAPPIVRPTIRGIAKKYNKRMQPDLTCGQAADARY, encoded by the coding sequence ATGTCTTATCTAACCGCGTTTTTTTATGACAAATTCATGGCCAGAACTGAAGAGGCATGCCTGAAGGATTGGAGGCATGGGCTTCTCAAGCAAGTAAGGGGTGAAGTATTAGAAGTTGGCGCTGGTACAGGAGTAAATATTAAATTTTATCCTGACAATGTTACCAGGCTTGTACTTTCTGAACCTGACAGGCATATGCGCAAGTATTTAAAGAAACAGGTAGGTAATTACCGACTGAGTAATGCAACAGTGACAGGTGGAACAGCAGAACAAATTGAGTCTGATGATGAATCATTCGACTATGTCGTGGCAACACTGGTTTGTTGCTCGGTGACCAATTTAAAAGCGAGTTTACGCGAAATCAGACGTGTATTGAGACCAGGGGGAGGACTGGTTTTTTTGGAGCATGTCGCGGCTGCAGACGGCACCTCGAGAAGGCTATGGCAGAATAGATTAAACACAATATGGAAAACATTCATGGGGAATTGCCATCTGAATAGGGAGACGGAACAGGCAATTGTTACCGAGGGATTTGAAATTATTCAAATTGAGAGGGAAAGCATGCGGAAAGCTCCGCCAATTGTTCGTCCTACCATACGCGGCATCGCGAAAAAGTATAATAAGCGTATGCAGCCGGACCTGACCTGCGGTCAGGCCGCTGACGCGAGGTATTAG